A window of Trichoderma atroviride chromosome 3, complete sequence contains these coding sequences:
- a CDS encoding uncharacterized protein (EggNog:ENOG41), translating to MERPDRMPANGMGNGPGAAPGPPATAPPALRGTGAGTPDNNVPSQARRPLLTTTAAPPTGQPPPPMMPLPPLPNGRNGPSPNGNSPATPVLTVAQVIGLTREAMRHALENESQAVDVGPGLKSGVTIDLSRKGIQKLPEEVVDIVKNELERLALSHNQLSSLPARFAECVSLRYLNIRGNQIKEFPLPLCELKSLEILDLGRNQLRVLPPDIAKLTSLKVLSIPKNQIRELPVCLAEMTSLQVLKFEGNPISFPPRDALQIPSSSPSNEGSGREGEVSEVTITAHIKKFMKLHVISGRDAEATGDESSEETNTPRPHLRRVPSGRFPIKVSSSDASDMRTPNIGSRPPPPIPSRSHYRGLSQQNTSTRRPGVLPLTIGNISERGRSNSETLMHSERSSSRQRRMGILAKKATSDLGTLDEVEGNNRLSHYRGLSHGSAMQQGNQAVPSKSPATPTDSLQRPVYVRRLSVLPERRRESRIFDPVIEAAKGILYSVFQIHPMIQMLMTLTNDGSAKRSSLEIVFYNTNSHVEELEQEIQKHDMAMVEEEEQTFGDNANVHRACQTLVGAYGHVCTLLADNIDTFVNNGDARYIRTLLMLIYNSIMELRVTLSSVSTEHNKHHLSAMDVPDTSNTIKPYFREASTAVPPPPRPAALRNRSEPAIHNPSNLRVATDIPVPYQNGGTRTARLASATPRSNDSFQSFGRDITSDFSEEDTQFDKIYLALQKSTDTVVHILPNFNVQLTGGIRNAIQQRAPSAMIRDWKNLIAMCNDAIQQTEILKHRLSLIKLKDPGVRSHAGFWNLCSNFISAWAKMASKIKSEINTIPLPPDTRARLRPVHQSMKELSIIIMNSPWSYILRPAGVGPGILSPTTPQVPITPQSAALGPAMQATVATPQTGSFAAVFQGNVFDRADTLMANPGISMSRNGTMSRGHSGFNSLSSISSMSSDGVPTPSSAFSPNVQLGPAPFRLNGSKVTL from the exons ATGGAGCGACCCGACCGAATGCCTGCCAACGGCATGGGCAACggccctggagctgctcctgGACCCCCCGCCACTGCACCTCCGGCTCTCAGGGGCACTGGCGCAGGCACTCCCGATAATAACGTCCCGTCTCAGGCTCGCCGTCCTCTTCTCACCACgactgctgctcctccaaccggccagccgccgccgcccatgaTGCCGCTTCCGCCTCTGCCCAATGGTCGAAATGGCCCGTCTCCCAACGGAAACTCGCCCGCGACGCCCGTTCTGACGGTGGCTCAGGTCATCGGCCTGACACGCGAGGCGATGAGGCACGCCCTTGAAAACGAGAGCCAGGCCGTCGATGTTGGCCCGGGCCTCAAGTCGGGCGTGACCATCGACTTGAGCCGCAAGGGCATTCAGAAACTTCCTGAAGAGGTGGTTGATATAGTCAAGAACGAGCTAGAACG GCTCGCTCTATCACATAACCAGCTCTCCTCTTTGCCAGCCCGTTTTGCCGAGTGCGTGTCGCTTCGATATCTCAACATCAGAGGCAACCAGATCAAAGAGTTTCCTTTACCT CTTTGCGAGCTCAAATCCCTCGAAATCCTCGATCTCGGCCGTAACCAGCTGCGAGTTTTGCCGCCAGATATCGCAAAGCTCACCTCTCTCAAGGTTCTCTCGATCCCAAAAAACCAGATCCGAGAGCTGCCCGTCTGCTTGGCGGAAATGACTTCGCTCCAAGTCCTCAAATTTGAAGGGAACCCTATCAGCTTTCCCCCACGGGATGCGCTGCAAATACCTTCTTCAAGCCCCTCCAACGAGGGGTCTGGAAGAGAGGGCGAGGTGTCGGAAGTGACCATTACGGCACATATCAAGAAGTTTATGAAGTTGCACGTCATTAGCGGTCGCGATGCCGAGGCGACTGGGGACGAATCCAGCGAGGAGACCAACACTCCTCGACCGCACCTACGACGCGTGCCAAGCGGTCGATTCCCTATCAAAGTAAGCAGTTCCGATGCGTCGGACATGCGAACACCTAATATTGGATCACGACCACCTCCTCCCATACCGTCACGGTCACATTATCGGGGTCTTTCTCAACAGAATACGTCCACTCGTCGTCCGGGTGTCCTGCCCCTAACCATCGGAAACATCAGCGAGCGTGGACGCAGCAATTCCGAGACGCTGATGCACTCAGAGAGATCAAGCAGTCGCCAGCGTCGCATGGGTATACTCGCAAAGAAGGCCACGTCGGACCTGGGCACGCTCGACGAGGTTGAGGGCAACAACAGGTTGAGCCACTACCGAGGGCTGAGTCACGGCTCTGCCATGCAGCAGGGCAACCAAGCAGTACCCTCCAAGAGCCCAGCAACGCCTACCGACTCTCTTCAGCGACCGGTTTACGTTCGAAGACTCTCGGTCCTCCCCGAGCGCCGCCGAGAGTCTAGGATTTTCGACCCCGTGATTGAAGCTGCCAAGGGCATCCTCTACTCGGTGTTTCAAATCCACCCCATGATCCAGATGCTCATGACGCTGACCAATGATGGATCTGCGAAACGCTCAAGCCTTGAAATCGTATTTTACAATACCAATTCTCATGTTGAGGAGTTGGAGCAGGAAATTCAGAAGCATGACATGGCCAtggtggaagaggaagagcagaCCTTTGGGGACAATGCCAATGTGCACCGCGCCTGTCAGACTCTTGTCGGGGCGTATGGCCATGTTTGCACGCTATTGGCCGATAATATCGATACCTTTGTCAACAATGGAGATGCTCGATATATTCGGACGCTTTTGATGTTGATTTACAACAGTATCATGGAGCTTCGCGTCACTCTCTCCTCCGTCTCCACTGAGCACAACAAGCATCACCTCTCTGCGATGGACGTCCCCGACACCAGCAACACGATCAAACCTTACTTCCGCGAGGCGTCTACTGCTGTCCCTCCGCCTCCACGGCCAGCGGCTCTTCGAAACCGTAGCGAACCAGCCATACACAACCCAAGCAACCTGAGAGTGGCAACCGACATACCCGTTCCATACCAAAACGGAGGCACGCGCACCGCCAGGCTCGCATCGGCGACTCCTAGATCCAACGACTCATTTCAGTCGTTTGGTCGGGATATCACCTCGGATTTCTCCGAAGAAGATACTCAGTTTGACAAGATATACCTGGCCCTGCAAAAGTCGACCGACACTGTTGTGCACATTTTACCGAATTTCAACGTTCAATTGACGGGAGGAATCCGAAATGCAATACAGCAGCGGGCCCCGAGTGCCATGATACGAGACTGGAAGAATCTCATTGCCATGTGCAATGACGCTATCCAGCAGACAGAGATTTTAAAGCATCGACTGTCTCTCATCAAGCTGAAGGACCCGGGAGTGCGTTCTCACGCAGGCTTCTGGAATCTTTGCAGCAATTTCATCTCAGCatgggcaaagatggcgtccAAGATCAAATCCGAGATCAATACCATCCCCTTGCCGCCTGACACTAGAGCTCGATTGCGGCCTGTCCATCAGAGCATGAAAGAATtgagcatcatcatcatgaacTCTCCCTGGAGCTACATTTTGAGACCCGCTGGTGTTGGACCGGGCATTCTATCGCCCACCACACCGCAAGTTCCCATCACTCCTCAGAGCGCGGCTCTTGGCCCTGCCATGCAAGCTACCGTTGCCACGCCACAAACAGGATCTTTTGCGGCTGTTTTCCAGGGCAACGTCTTTGATCGCGCAGACACACTCATGGCCAACCCCGGCATTTCCATGTCTCGCAACGGGACCATGTCGAGGGGCCATTCTGGGTTTAATTCGCTATCGTCGATTTCATCCATGTCATCCGACGGCGTGCCAACTCCGTCCTCAGCCTTTAGTCCTAATGTTCAGCTAGGACCTGCGCCATTTCGCCTTAACGGAAGCAAAGTAACCCTTTGA
- a CDS encoding 40S ribosomal protein eS8 yields MGISRDSRHKRSASGAKRAYYRKKRAFEAGRQGANTKIGAKRIHTVRTRGGNHKYRALRLDSGNFAWASEGCTRKTRVIAVAYHPSNNELVRTNTLTRSAIVQIDAAPFRQWYESHYGQSIGRRRQKAQAAKEGKEATEEVKKSNSVEKKQAARFAASGKVESAVEKQFEAGRLYAVVTSRPGQSGRCDGYVLEGEELAFYQKKLHK; encoded by the exons ATGGGTATCTCTCGTGACTCCCGCCACAAGCGCTCCGCCTCCGGTGCCAAGCGCGCCTACTACC GGAAGAAGCGCGCTTTCGAGGCTGGCCGCCAGGGTGCCAACACCAAGATTGGTGCCAAGCGAATCCACACCGTCCGCACTCGTGGTGGTAACCACAAGTACCGTGCCCTGCGCCTCGACTCCGGTAACTTCGCCTGGGCCTCCGAGGGCTGCACCCGCAAGACCCGTGTCATTGCCGTCGCCTACCACCCGTCCAACAACGAGCTGGTCCGCACGAACACCCTGACCCGCAGCGCCATTGTCCAGATCGACGCCGCCCCCTTCCGACAGTGGTACGAGTCCCACTACGGCCAGTCCATCGGCCGCAGACGCCAGAAggcccaggccgccaaggagggcaaggaGGCCACCGAGGAggtcaagaagagcaactctgtcgagaagaagcaggctGCCCGCTTCGCCGCCTCCGGCAAGGTCGAGTCCGCTGTTGAGAAGCAGTTCGAGGCCGGTCGTCTGTACGCCGTCGTCACCAGCCGACCTGGTCAGTCCGGCCGCTGTGACGGTTACGTCCTGGAGGGTGAGGAGCTGGCTTTCTaccagaagaagctgcacAAATAA
- a CDS encoding uncharacterized protein (EggNog:ENOG41), translating into MADRSESPDSDGDSVSRHGSDQPPARKRQRVRLSCLECRRRKLSCDRGFPCERCIKSGTPDRCSYESRNGEVVNASSGIPPSFAQLDSRRFGIGDAVSGFSPRDSELARQDHDRIRRLELEITQLKNLLTRPGASSLDGSTIVGTNSPSTQKDEAPNDGEARPRAEEQEIIEKSGMAGENGELRFFRGKGFRTRYFGPHNASMAFVELTGLCPFMRETADEWLRPVILHDRKDRKRRQEERDTIFEQQDLELEALLPSKEEADALITVYLDQFEQIHRIVHVPTFRKEYAEFWNLGTQQRYSAFTALVLSMMAVASCVHTHEALKFIGMMSNAQHLAEKWIKACDKWSDKQSQKHRRLIHYQIACLLYLGKRVNTIKKKRFWTSSGQLIRDGIAVGLHREPSHMGGKITVYNQEMRRRIWATVQEFDMQASFDHGLPTLVSQLHFDTNPPRNLDDEDFDENTTALPPSKPAKDYTFSSFQNLARQSLPLRLELSRLLTGPLSEIDYDQVIRYTNDLTHEIDALPSWDMNLENNNGSKKNPLIAYTLLHVQLRQYIIPLHQPYLKLRKQNSKYQYSEIIYYNAARDIVLLHDKLYEQGVRALNFLREDALTTCINLCSVTMLQPRGSTNMIMINSHHTVKLIEKCIAMKEDRLLRCGNNEPWGYSIMCAALGLLEAHLGTKTTEVAKSTSAERFVNLHYKLLANQEPPVPSSSGVPGSSLHPMIGPLAEPGIRPLSTADLPDAPKSVTPFTFQASLPPVSVDQSWAVNDQTQPFNLDPSLELLGLNLNELWGESWELGM; encoded by the exons atggcagatCGCAGCGAGAGCCCGGACTCCGACGGGGATTCGGTATCGAGACACGGCTCTGACCAACCACCGGCTCGCAAGAGGCAGCGCGTGCGACTGAGCTGCTTGGagtgccgccgccgcaagcTTTCGTGCGATCGTGGCTTTCCATGCGAGCGCTGCATCAAGAGTGGCACCCCTGATCGCTGCAGCTACGAATCACGCAACGGAGAGGTGGTTAATGCATCGTCCGGCATCCCCCCTTCCTTTGCGCAGCTGGACTCGCGGCGCTTCGGCATTGGCGATGCCGTCTCGGGCTTCTCACCCCGAGACTCTGAGCTGGCTCGCCAGGACCACGACCGTATCCGcaggctggagctggagattaCGCAGCTCAAGAACCTTTTGACACGGCCTGGTGCATCGTCTCTGGATGGGAGCACCATCGTGGGCACCAACTCGCCGTCGACGCAGAAGGATGAGGCGCCAAACGATGGCGAGGCTCGACCTCGAGCGGAAGAGCAGGAGATCATCGAGAAGAGCGGCATGGCTGGTGAGAATGGTGAATTGCGCTTCTTTCGAGGCAAGGGGTTCCGGACACGCTATTTCGGCCCCCATAATGCCAGCATGGCGTTTGTCGAGCTGACGGGGCTGTGTCCCTTTATGCGGGAGACGGCGGATGAGTGGCTTCGTCCGGTGATACTCCATGATCGCAAAGACCGCAAGCGCCGTCAAGAGGAGCGAGATACCATTTTCGAGCAACAGGATCTGGAGCTAGAGGCCCTTCTCCCCtccaaggaagaggcagatgccCTCATCACCGTCTATCTGGATCAGTTTGAGCAAATCCACCGCATTGTCCATGTGCCCACTTTCCGGAAGGAGTATGCCGAATTCTGGAACCTCGGAACCCAACAGAGGTATTCGGCATTCACAGCATTGGTCCTGTCAATGATGGCCGTGGCCAGTTGTGTGCATACGCACGAGGCGCTCAAGTTCATTGGCATGATGTCGAATGCGCAGCATTTAGCTGAGAAGTGGATCAAGGCGTGTGATAAGTGGTCCGACAAGCAAAGCCAGAAGCACCGACGACTTATTCACTATCAGATAGCTTGCTTGCTCTACCTTGGCAAGCGGgtcaacaccatcaagaagaagcgattCTGGACAAGCTCAGGGCAGCTGATCCGCGATGGCATTGCCGTCGGGCTGCATCGTGAGCCAAGCCACATGGGCGGCAAGATCACAGTGTATAACCAGGAGATGCGACGGAGGATATGGGCGACGGTGCAAGAGTTTGATATGCAAGCCTCGTTTGACCATGGCCTGCCGACGCTGGTGAGCCAGCTTCACTTCGACACAAACCCTCCGCGGAAtctggacgatgaagactTTGATGAGAACACGACGGCATTGCCGCCTTCCAAGCCAGCCAAGGATTATACATTCTCATCTTTCCAAAACCTGGCACGACAGAGTTTGCCCCTTCGCCTTGAGCTCAGCCGACTTCTTACCGGGCCACTGTCCGAGATAGACTACGACCAGGTCATTCGCTATACAAATGACTTGACCCATGAGATCGATGCTCTCCCTTCTTGGGACATGAATCTTGAGAATAACAATGGCTCCAAAAAGAACCCACTCATTGCTTATACTTTGCTGCACGTCCAGCTGAGGCAGTACATTATCCCTCTACATCAACCCTACCTCAAGCTGCGCAAGCAAAACTCAAAGTACCAATATTCCGAAATAATCTACTACAACGCCGCGAGAGACATTGTTCTCCTCCACGACAAGTTATACGAGCAGGGCGTCCGAGCGCTCAACTTCTTGCGAGAGGATGCCCTCACCACGTGCATCAACCTCTGCAGCGTCACGATGCTGCAGCCCCGCGGGTCGACCAACATGATCATGATCAACTCGCACCACACCGTCAAGCTGATTGAGAAATGCATCGCCATGAAGGAGGACCGCCTGCTGCGTTGTGGTAATAACGAGCCGTGGGGGTACTCCATCATGTGTGCTGCCTTGGGTCTTCTCGAGGCGCATCTGGGCACGAAGACGACTGAGGTAGCGAAATCCACTTCGGCGGAGAGATTTGTAAACCTCCATTACAAACTTCTCGCGAACCAGGAGCCTCCtgtgccgtcgtcgtcgggtGTGCCGGGGTCCTCTCTTCATCCTATGATCGGACCACTTGCTGAGCCGGGCATTAGGCCTTTGTCTACTGCGGATTTACCTGACGCACCCAAA TCCGTTACGCCTTTTACTTTCCAAGCATCGCTACCACCAGTTTCAGTGGACCAATCTTGGGCTGTCAACGACCAGACACAGCCCTTTAATCTCGACCCAAGTCTGGAGCTGTTGGGTCTGAACCTGAACGAGCTCTGGGGAGAATCATGGGAGCTGGGGATGTAA
- a CDS encoding uncharacterized protein (TransMembrane:4 (i167-183o203-222i234-257o263-280i)~BUSCO:EOG092D3QYI) — translation MASLTTLKLTNRSPKQGIKKLPPSIDLPAGATVEDVKKLIAKQAGINDHNRVGLFYTSTRKTLKDRKAVIAEDKDVAEAGEVLVKDLGLQIAWRTVFVIEYLGPILIHGLAVAARPYLVKDPSMSPSQWLSFGMIMAHFVKREIETLFVHKFSANTMPARNIFKNSFFYWAFSGALCAWSIYYSPWSLAATADQPLVDAAGTVLYLFGEISNALVHLYLSSLRSSGGTERKIPYGYGFSLVTCPNYMYEILAWAGIIIASRDWSVALFIAIGAGQMFVWAKGKERAYRKEFGDKYKKKRFVILPGLL, via the exons ATGGCTTCTCTAACGACGCTCAAGCTGACAAATCGCT CTCCCAAGCAGggcatcaagaagctgccgccgtcAATCGACCTCCCCGCCGGCGCCACGGTCGAAGATGTCAAGAAGCTGATTGCCAAGCAAGCCGGCATCAACGACCACAACCGCGTCGGCCTGTTTTACACgtcgacgaggaagacgctCAAGGACCGCAAGGCTGTGATTGCCGAGGATAAGGATGTTGCTGAGGCGGGCGAAGTGCTCGTCAAGGATCTCG GCCTCCAAATCGCCTGGAGAActgtcttcgtcatcgaGTATCTCGGCCCTATCCTCATCCACGggctcgccgtcgccgcccgGCCGTACCTCGTCAAGGACCCGTCCATGTCCCCCTCACAATGGCTCAGCTTCGGCATGATCATGGCGCACTTTGTCAAGCGTGAGATTGAGACGCTCTTTGTCCACAAGTTCTCCGCAAACACCATGCCCGCGCGCAACATCTTCAAGaacagcttcttctactGGGCCTTCTCCGGCGCCCTGTGCGCCTGGTCCATCTACTACAGCCCCTGGTCGCTGGCTGCCACCGCAGACCAGCCTCTTGTTGACGCCGCCGGCACCGTGCTCTACCTGTTTGGCGAGATTAGCAACGCGCTGGTGCACCTGTACCTCTCCAGCCTGCGGTCGTCTGGCGGCACCGAGCGCAAGATCCCCTACGGCTACGGCTTCTCGCTTGTTACCTGCCCCAACTACATGTACGAGATTCTGGCGTGGGCTGgtatcatcatcgccagccgTGACTGGTCTGTGGCGCTCTTCATCGCTATTGGTGCGGGGCAGATGTTCGTCTGggccaagggcaaggaaaGGGCATACCGCAAGGAGTTCGGCGACaagtacaagaagaagcgcttTGTTATCCTTCCCGGACTGTTGTAA
- a CDS encoding uncharacterized protein (EggNog:ENOG41~TransMembrane:2 (i95-114o134-157i)): MNAQHTRELSHYLRHYNGLSPRAAAASPAIQDLDFDGMTLKTSNGTTYSVPFSPPLTSWAEARPRVIAMDETAREALGLSNIYINEYAMQQGFDWAPFFGVIFYYFCAVGLPWLEPGSVPWEVLKVVFPGGPEWFRWVVKAIFWPVIGIHVTEAFLLDRWRLQKHSVARWSRVWWMWEITIFCEGLTSWKRFDRLVAEKKAEKEDKKN; encoded by the coding sequence ATGAACGCCCAGCACACCCGCGAACTCTCCCACTATCTCCGCCACTACAACGGCCTCTCCCCgcgcgccgccgcagcctctcccgCCATCCAGGATCTCGACTTTGACGGCATGACCCTCAAGACCAGCAACGGCACCACCTACAGCGtccccttctcccctcccctGACGTCCTGGGCCGAGGCGCGCCCCCGCGTCATCGCCATGGACGAAACCGCCCGCGAGGCCCTCGGCCTCAGCAACATTTATATCAACGAGTACGCCATGCAGCAAGGCTTCGACTGGGCGCCCTTTTTCGGCGTCatcttctactacttctgcGCCGTTGGCTTGCCGTGGCTTGAGCCGGGAAGCGTCCCGTGGGAGGTCCTCAAGGTGGTGTTTCCAGGAGGGCCTGAGTGGTTCCGGTGGGTTGTCAAGGCCATTTTCTGGCCGGTCATCGGGATCCATGTGACAGAGGCGTTCCTGCTTGACCGATGGAGGCTACAGAAGCACAGCGTGGCGAGGTGGTCTCGGGTGTGGTGGATGTGGGAGATTACCATCTTCTGTGAGGGCTTGACATCGTGGAAGAGATTTGATAGGCTAgttgccgagaagaaggctgagaaggaggacaagaagaactGA
- a CDS encoding uncharacterized protein (EggNog:ENOG41) translates to MTSLQVLKFEGNPISFPPRDALQIPSSSPSNEGSGREGEVSEVTITAHIKKFMKLHVISGRDAEATGDESSEETNTPRPHLRRVPSGRFPIKVSSSDASDMRTPNIGSRPPPPIPSRSHYRGLSQQNTSTRRPGVLPLTIGNISERGRSNSETLMHSERSSSRQRRMGILAKKATSDLGTLDEVEGNNRLSHYRGLSHGSAMQQGNQAVPSKSPATPTDSLQRPVYVRRLSVLPERRRESRIFDPVIEAAKGILYSVFQIHPMIQMLMTLTNDGSAKRSSLEIVFYNTNSHVEELEQEIQKHDMAMVEEEEQTFGDNANVHRACQTLVGAYGHVCTLLADNIDTFVNNGDARYIRTLLMLIYNSIMELRVTLSSVSTEHNKHHLSAMDVPDTSNTIKPYFREASTAVPPPPRPAALRNRSEPAIHNPSNLRVATDIPVPYQNGGTRTARLASATPRSNDSFQSFGRDITSDFSEEDTQFDKIYLALQKSTDTVVHILPNFNVQLTGGIRNAIQQRAPSAMIRDWKNLIAMCNDAIQQTEILKHRLSLIKLKDPGVRSHAGFWNLCSNFISAWAKMASKIKSEINTIPLPPDTRARLRPVHQSMKELSIIIMNSPWSYILRPAGVGPGILSPTTPQVPITPQSAALGPAMQATVATPQTGSFAAVFQGNVFDRADTLMANPGISMSRNGTMSRGHSGFNSLSSISSMSSDGVPTPSSAFSPNVQLGPAPFRLNGSKVTL, encoded by the coding sequence ATGACTTCGCTCCAAGTCCTCAAATTTGAAGGGAACCCTATCAGCTTTCCCCCACGGGATGCGCTGCAAATACCTTCTTCAAGCCCCTCCAACGAGGGGTCTGGAAGAGAGGGCGAGGTGTCGGAAGTGACCATTACGGCACATATCAAGAAGTTTATGAAGTTGCACGTCATTAGCGGTCGCGATGCCGAGGCGACTGGGGACGAATCCAGCGAGGAGACCAACACTCCTCGACCGCACCTACGACGCGTGCCAAGCGGTCGATTCCCTATCAAAGTAAGCAGTTCCGATGCGTCGGACATGCGAACACCTAATATTGGATCACGACCACCTCCTCCCATACCGTCACGGTCACATTATCGGGGTCTTTCTCAACAGAATACGTCCACTCGTCGTCCGGGTGTCCTGCCCCTAACCATCGGAAACATCAGCGAGCGTGGACGCAGCAATTCCGAGACGCTGATGCACTCAGAGAGATCAAGCAGTCGCCAGCGTCGCATGGGTATACTCGCAAAGAAGGCCACGTCGGACCTGGGCACGCTCGACGAGGTTGAGGGCAACAACAGGTTGAGCCACTACCGAGGGCTGAGTCACGGCTCTGCCATGCAGCAGGGCAACCAAGCAGTACCCTCCAAGAGCCCAGCAACGCCTACCGACTCTCTTCAGCGACCGGTTTACGTTCGAAGACTCTCGGTCCTCCCCGAGCGCCGCCGAGAGTCTAGGATTTTCGACCCCGTGATTGAAGCTGCCAAGGGCATCCTCTACTCGGTGTTTCAAATCCACCCCATGATCCAGATGCTCATGACGCTGACCAATGATGGATCTGCGAAACGCTCAAGCCTTGAAATCGTATTTTACAATACCAATTCTCATGTTGAGGAGTTGGAGCAGGAAATTCAGAAGCATGACATGGCCAtggtggaagaggaagagcagaCCTTTGGGGACAATGCCAATGTGCACCGCGCCTGTCAGACTCTTGTCGGGGCGTATGGCCATGTTTGCACGCTATTGGCCGATAATATCGATACCTTTGTCAACAATGGAGATGCTCGATATATTCGGACGCTTTTGATGTTGATTTACAACAGTATCATGGAGCTTCGCGTCACTCTCTCCTCCGTCTCCACTGAGCACAACAAGCATCACCTCTCTGCGATGGACGTCCCCGACACCAGCAACACGATCAAACCTTACTTCCGCGAGGCGTCTACTGCTGTCCCTCCGCCTCCACGGCCAGCGGCTCTTCGAAACCGTAGCGAACCAGCCATACACAACCCAAGCAACCTGAGAGTGGCAACCGACATACCCGTTCCATACCAAAACGGAGGCACGCGCACCGCCAGGCTCGCATCGGCGACTCCTAGATCCAACGACTCATTTCAGTCGTTTGGTCGGGATATCACCTCGGATTTCTCCGAAGAAGATACTCAGTTTGACAAGATATACCTGGCCCTGCAAAAGTCGACCGACACTGTTGTGCACATTTTACCGAATTTCAACGTTCAATTGACGGGAGGAATCCGAAATGCAATACAGCAGCGGGCCCCGAGTGCCATGATACGAGACTGGAAGAATCTCATTGCCATGTGCAATGACGCTATCCAGCAGACAGAGATTTTAAAGCATCGACTGTCTCTCATCAAGCTGAAGGACCCGGGAGTGCGTTCTCACGCAGGCTTCTGGAATCTTTGCAGCAATTTCATCTCAGCatgggcaaagatggcgtccAAGATCAAATCCGAGATCAATACCATCCCCTTGCCGCCTGACACTAGAGCTCGATTGCGGCCTGTCCATCAGAGCATGAAAGAATtgagcatcatcatcatgaacTCTCCCTGGAGCTACATTTTGAGACCCGCTGGTGTTGGACCGGGCATTCTATCGCCCACCACACCGCAAGTTCCCATCACTCCTCAGAGCGCGGCTCTTGGCCCTGCCATGCAAGCTACCGTTGCCACGCCACAAACAGGATCTTTTGCGGCTGTTTTCCAGGGCAACGTCTTTGATCGCGCAGACACACTCATGGCCAACCCCGGCATTTCCATGTCTCGCAACGGGACCATGTCGAGGGGCCATTCTGGGTTTAATTCGCTATCGTCGATTTCATCCATGTCATCCGACGGCGTGCCAACTCCGTCCTCAGCCTTTAGTCCTAATGTTCAGCTAGGACCTGCGCCATTTCGCCTTAACGGAAGCAAAGTAACCCTTTGA
- a CDS encoding uncharacterized protein (EggNog:ENOG41) — translation MQSSSVITSPSSRFSRRSHVPYRPAKVQTATSTEVASWSQSKRWVSSETKERRAFQKMVLNLQFMKADQSPFIPKTPAELTKFKISLAEAKRQKLTKEVKLLEEKNRNRDLAKASGSMPVSQPQVLLFNGRQMEDKLSPVFAAQNCFNKEDTAKASQRVEWPSLAELKEEGDKRARFGRYLPLPRMNVVAPKILEREQESAYKADGSIL, via the coding sequence ATGCAATCGTCGAGTGTCATCACCAGTCCATCGTCCAGAttctcgagaagaagccatgtCCCTTATAGACCTGCCAAGGTTCAAACTGCAACCTCAACCGAAGTAGCCTCGTGGTCACAGTCGAAGCGATGGGTGAGCTCAGAAACCAAAGAGCGCCGGGCATTTCAGAAGATGGTTCTCAATCTCCAATTCATGAAGGCCGACCAGTCGCCTTTTATCCCAAAGACTCCCGCCGAGTTGACCAAATTCAAAATCTCCCTGGCCGAAGCCAAACGGCAGAAGCTCACCAAAGAGGTCAAGCTCctcgaagaaaagaatcgGAATAGAGACCTGGCCAAGGCCTCGGGTTCGATGCCAGTATCCCAGCCACAGGTGCTCCTGTTCAACGGACGGCAAATGGAGGACAAGCTCTCGCCAGTGTTCGCTGCTCAGAATTGCTTCAACAAAGAGGACACCGCCAAAGCAAGCCAGCGTGTCGAATGGCCGTCGCTGGCCGAGCTgaaggaagaaggcgatAAACGTGCTAGATTCGGTCGATACCTCCCCCTTCCTCGGATGAACGTCGTCGCTCCCAAGATCCTCGAGAGAGAGCAGGAAAGTGCCTACAAAGCAGACGGATCCATCTTgtag